One stretch of Chryseobacterium sp. LJ668 DNA includes these proteins:
- a CDS encoding porin family protein → MKKLLLVAAFAFLGNVAVKAQEVRFGAKAGYSMSTIKYESDLGSESSDPVHTFYVGGLVEYKLSDKFGIQGEVLYSPLGGKYVIKEEDEDDPDTFFNLKTKTTLGTLLIPVSAKYFITENLSVSAGASFGVILSAKQETVFDGGFNIPGVEIGTDNEMDIKDQTNTLNIAPFIGAEYMLENGLFFDARYNLGVSNLAKNPEFNETAKNSFLQVGVGFKFGGN, encoded by the coding sequence ATGAAAAAATTATTATTGGTTGCTGCTTTTGCTTTTTTAGGTAACGTAGCGGTGAAAGCTCAAGAAGTAAGATTCGGCGCAAAAGCAGGATATTCTATGTCTACAATTAAATATGAAAGCGATTTGGGATCTGAAAGTTCTGATCCTGTTCATACTTTTTATGTTGGAGGTTTAGTAGAATATAAATTAAGTGATAAATTTGGTATTCAGGGAGAAGTATTATATTCACCACTAGGAGGTAAATACGTAATTAAAGAAGAGGATGAAGACGATCCAGATACCTTTTTTAACTTGAAAACAAAAACTACTTTAGGTACTTTATTGATTCCGGTTTCTGCAAAATATTTTATAACTGAAAATCTTTCAGTTTCTGCAGGTGCAAGTTTTGGGGTAATTCTTTCAGCTAAGCAAGAAACAGTATTTGATGGAGGTTTTAATATTCCTGGTGTCGAGATTGGTACAGATAATGAAATGGATATTAAAGATCAGACAAACACATTAAATATTGCTCCTTTCATCGGTGCAGAATATATGTTGGAAAATGGATTATTCTTTGATGCAAGATATAACTTAGGTGTTTCTAATCTTGCTAAAAATCCAGAATTTAATGAAACAGCTAAGAACAGCTTTTTACAAGTTGGTGTAGGTTTCAAATTCGGAGGAAACTAG
- a CDS encoding SAM hydrolase/SAM-dependent halogenase family protein — protein sequence MSIITLTSDFGRLDYRVSAMKGKILSLNPQVNSIDISHDIQAYNLIQTSYIVRNAYPYFPKGTIHIVAVDSFFHKSRRNIVYKADGSYFLASDNGLLSLIFFDIKPEAIYEITLNNRFDDIVNFTSTDVFVPVAVHLANGGLPEVIGRKIEDVKQLLFPKPVYNEAEKMIIGEVMYIDNFGNIISNISREFFETLAKGFEKFTIKFRNLSLSKIYYSHTEVVADWDRETEYHGQSAAIFNDSQQLELTIYKGSKKNGAKTLFGLNVGENIYIEFF from the coding sequence ATGTCAATTATTACCCTTACTTCAGATTTCGGACGTTTAGATTACAGAGTTTCGGCTATGAAAGGGAAAATCCTGTCTTTGAATCCTCAGGTAAACAGCATCGACATCAGTCATGATATTCAGGCATATAATCTTATTCAGACTTCTTATATTGTAAGAAATGCCTATCCTTATTTTCCAAAAGGAACTATTCATATCGTAGCAGTCGACAGCTTTTTTCACAAGTCAAGGAGAAATATTGTGTACAAAGCAGACGGCTCGTATTTTTTGGCTTCGGACAACGGTTTATTAAGCTTGATTTTTTTCGATATTAAACCTGAAGCGATCTACGAAATTACGCTGAACAACAGATTTGATGATATCGTCAATTTTACTTCTACGGATGTTTTCGTTCCCGTTGCGGTACATTTAGCAAATGGTGGACTTCCGGAAGTCATTGGAAGAAAAATAGAAGATGTAAAGCAGCTTTTATTTCCAAAACCTGTTTATAACGAGGCAGAAAAAATGATTATCGGCGAAGTAATGTACATTGATAATTTCGGAAATATAATATCAAATATCAGTAGAGAATTCTTTGAAACTTTGGCAAAAGGTTTCGAAAAATTCACAATAAAGTTCAGAAACTTAAGTTTATCGAAAATCTACTATAGTCATACCGAGGTAGTTGCAGACTGGGACAGAGAAACCGAATACCATGGGCAGTCTGCAGCTATTTTCAATGACAGTCAGCAACTCGAATTAACCATTTACAAAGGCAGTAAAAAGAACGGCGCCAAAACCCTTTTCGGATTAAATGTCGGCGAAAATATTTACATCGAATTTTTCTAG
- a CDS encoding PhoH family protein: MFELTYDLEDIDSKNFYGVNNQYFNLIKSSFPTLKITGRDHHIFAMGNQEALDIFKQKLDDIVSFISKNNSIGLKDVENFLNLKDENEKHLVFDQDIIVKGVNGKIIKAKTTNLKRLVKETEKKDMVFAIGPAGTGKTYTSVALAARALRDKEVKRIVLTRPAVEAGESLGFLPGDLKEKLDPYLQPLYDALRDMIPHEKLEGFMEKKIIEVAPLAFMRGRTLDDAFVILDEAQNTTHAQMKMFLTRMGMNAKFIITGDPTQIDLPPKQHSGLKEAMRILKDVKEIGFVYLTEEDVVRHPVVKKIILAYNEEDKKTRE; the protein is encoded by the coding sequence ATGTTTGAATTAACGTATGATTTAGAAGATATTGATTCGAAAAACTTCTACGGAGTTAATAACCAATATTTCAATTTAATAAAATCCAGCTTTCCAACGCTTAAAATTACCGGCAGAGATCACCACATTTTTGCTATGGGAAATCAGGAAGCATTAGATATATTTAAACAGAAACTCGATGATATTGTGAGTTTCATTTCAAAAAACAATTCTATAGGGCTCAAAGATGTAGAAAACTTTCTGAATCTTAAAGATGAGAACGAAAAACATTTAGTTTTCGATCAGGATATCATTGTAAAAGGCGTTAACGGAAAAATAATTAAAGCAAAAACAACCAACCTCAAACGACTGGTTAAAGAAACCGAAAAAAAAGATATGGTTTTTGCGATAGGCCCTGCAGGAACAGGGAAAACATATACGAGTGTTGCTTTAGCTGCAAGGGCATTAAGAGATAAGGAAGTAAAGAGGATCGTTTTGACGAGACCAGCAGTAGAAGCCGGTGAAAGCCTCGGATTTTTACCCGGAGATCTGAAGGAAAAGCTTGATCCGTATTTACAGCCATTATATGATGCACTTCGCGACATGATTCCGCATGAAAAACTGGAAGGTTTTATGGAGAAGAAAATCATCGAGGTTGCTCCGCTGGCTTTCATGAGAGGGCGTACTCTTGATGATGCTTTTGTAATTTTGGATGAAGCTCAGAATACAACCCACGCTCAAATGAAAATGTTTCTGACGAGAATGGGGATGAATGCTAAATTTATTATCACGGGCGATCCGACACAAATCGATTTACCGCCAAAACAGCATTCCGGCTTAAAAGAAGCTATGAGAATTCTGAAAGATGTTAAAGAAATTGGTTTTGTATATCTGACAGAGGAAGATGTAGTACGTCATCCTGTGGTGAAAAAAATTATTTTGGCTTACAACGAAGAAGATAAAAAGACGAGGGAATAA
- a CDS encoding outer membrane beta-barrel protein, which yields MKKLLIASAVALFGLSNAQIAKGATYLSGTVSYSSTEDNNEDTKIEDFRIVPTVGYFVAPNLAIGAGLGYASSSEKVTYNDGFEKGTLSAFVVEPFVRKYWTLGDKLYIFGQLSVPMEFGNAKYEETENNNSFSEKVNYNSFGVSVKPGLDYFLNKNWTIEATIGEFGYNTTKWDVEGAQNTNNFNFGLNLANVGIGVKYVFAK from the coding sequence ATGAAAAAATTATTAATTGCTAGTGCTGTTGCACTTTTCGGTTTATCAAACGCTCAAATCGCTAAAGGAGCTACTTATTTATCTGGAACTGTTAGTTATTCTTCTACAGAAGATAACAATGAGGATACAAAAATCGAAGACTTCAGAATCGTACCTACTGTAGGTTATTTTGTTGCACCTAACTTAGCTATTGGAGCAGGACTTGGATATGCTTCAAGCAGCGAAAAAGTTACTTACAATGATGGTTTTGAAAAAGGTACTCTTTCTGCATTTGTAGTTGAGCCTTTTGTAAGAAAATACTGGACTTTAGGAGATAAATTATACATTTTCGGTCAGCTTTCAGTTCCTATGGAATTTGGTAATGCTAAATATGAAGAAACTGAAAATAACAACTCATTCTCTGAAAAAGTAAACTACAATTCATTCGGTGTTTCTGTAAAACCAGGTTTAGATTATTTCTTAAACAAAAACTGGACTATTGAAGCAACAATCGGAGAATTTGGTTACAACACCACAAAATGGGATGTTGAAGGTGCTCAGAACACCAATAATTTCAACTTCGGTTTGAACCTTGCTAATGTAGGTATCGGTGTAAAATATGTTTTCGCTAAGTAA